The Magnolia sinica isolate HGM2019 chromosome 9, MsV1, whole genome shotgun sequence genome contains a region encoding:
- the LOC131255811 gene encoding acetyl-CoA acetyltransferase 2-like isoform X2, whose protein sequence is MAPAAASDSIKPRDVCVVGVARTPMGGFLGTLSSLSATKLGSIAIECALKRAGVDPKLVQEVYFGNVLSANLGQAPARQAALGAGIPNTVICTTINKVCASGMKATMFAAQSIQLGINDVVVVGGMESMSNAPKYLSEARKGSRLGHDTVVDGMLKDGLWDVYNDYGMGMCAELCADQHMITREEQDSYGIQSFERGIAARNGGAFAWEIVPVEVSGGRGKPSVLVDNDEGLEKFDPVKLRKLRPNFKENGGSVTAGNASSISDGAAALVLVSGEKALELGLQVIAKISGYADAAQAPELFTTTPALAIPKAISNAGLEASQIDFYEINEAFAVVAVANQKLLGIHPDKLNVHGGAVSLGHPLGCSGARILVTLLGVLRQRNGKYGAAGICNGGGGASALVLELM, encoded by the exons ATGGCTCCAGCAGCAGCTTCAGATTCGATAAAGCCTCGAG ATGTATGTGTGGTTGGTGTTGCTCGTACACCGATGGGTGGATTTCTTGGCACCCTTTCATCTCTATCAGCCACAAAGTTAGGGTCTATAGCCATTGAAT GTGCTCTTAAAAGGGCGGGTGTTGATCCCAAACTCGTACAAGAGGTCTACTTTGGAAATGTTTTGAGTGCAAATTTGGGACAGGCTCCTGCTAGGCAGGCTGCATTAGGAGCAGGAATACCTAACACAGTCATCTGCACTACTATTAATAAAGTCTGCGCATCAGGGATGAAGG CAACAATGTTTGCAGCGCAAAGCATCCAGTTGGGCATTAATGATGTTGTTGTGGTCGGTGGCATGGAAAGCATGTCCAATGCACCTAAATACTTATCAGAAGCAAG AAAAGGATCCCGATTGGGACATGATACTGTTGTCGATGGGATGCTCAAAGATGGTCTATGGGATGTTTATAATGATTATGGCATGGGAATGTGTGCTGAGCTCTGTGCAGATCAACATATGATAACAAGGGAAGAGCAG GATTCCTATGGCATTCAGAGCTTTGAGCGTGGTATTGCTGCTCGCAATGGTGGTGCCTTTGCATGGGAAATAGTTCCG GTTGAAGTTTCTGGGGGGAGAGGAAAGCCATCCGTGCTTGTTGATAACGATGAAGGCCTAGAAAAA TTTGATCCTGTAAAACTAAGGAAGCTCCGCCCTAATTTTAAGGAGAATGGAGGTTCCGTTACCGCCGGCAATGCCTCAAGTATAAG TGACGGTGCTGCTGCATTAGTGTTAGTGAGTGGAGAAAAGGCACTTGAACTAGGATTGCAAGTGATTGCAAAGATCTCAGGATATGCTGATGCAGCTCAG GCACCTGAGTTATTTACGACTACTCCAGCACTTGCAATACCGAAAGCCATTTCAAATGCTGGCCTGGAAGCTTCTCAAATTGATTTCTATGAAATAAATGAGGCATTCGCT GTTGTGGCTGTCGCAAATCAGAAGCTGCTTGGAATTCATCCT GATAAGCTTAATGTGCATGGTGGAGCCGTGTCCCTGGGACATCCTCTTGGTTGCAGTGGAGCTCGTATATTGGTCACACTATTGGGG GTTCTGAGACAGAGAAATGGGAAATATGGAGCTGCTGGCATTTGCAACGGAGGAGGTGGCGCGTCTGCACTTGTTCTAGAGCTCATGTAA
- the LOC131255811 gene encoding acetyl-CoA acetyltransferase 2-like isoform X1, whose amino-acid sequence MAPAAASDSIKPRDVCVVGVARTPMGGFLGTLSSLSATKLGSIAIECALKRAGVDPKLVQEVYFGNVLSANLGQAPARQAALGAGIPNTVICTTINKVCASGMKATMFAAQSIQLGINDVVVVGGMESMSNAPKYLSEARKGSRLGHDTVVDGMLKDGLWDVYNDYGMGMCAELCADQHMITREEQDSYGIQSFERGIAARNGGAFAWEIVPVEVSGGRGKPSVLVDNDEGLEKFDPVKLRKLRPNFKENGGSVTAGNASSISDGAAALVLVSGEKALELGLQVIAKISGYADAAQAPELFTTTPALAIPKAISNAGLEASQIDFYEINEAFAVVAVANQKLLGIHPDKLNVHGGAVSLGHPLGCSGARILVTLLGVLRQRNGKYGAAGICNGGGGASALVLELMPVIRAERSLL is encoded by the exons ATGGCTCCAGCAGCAGCTTCAGATTCGATAAAGCCTCGAG ATGTATGTGTGGTTGGTGTTGCTCGTACACCGATGGGTGGATTTCTTGGCACCCTTTCATCTCTATCAGCCACAAAGTTAGGGTCTATAGCCATTGAAT GTGCTCTTAAAAGGGCGGGTGTTGATCCCAAACTCGTACAAGAGGTCTACTTTGGAAATGTTTTGAGTGCAAATTTGGGACAGGCTCCTGCTAGGCAGGCTGCATTAGGAGCAGGAATACCTAACACAGTCATCTGCACTACTATTAATAAAGTCTGCGCATCAGGGATGAAGG CAACAATGTTTGCAGCGCAAAGCATCCAGTTGGGCATTAATGATGTTGTTGTGGTCGGTGGCATGGAAAGCATGTCCAATGCACCTAAATACTTATCAGAAGCAAG AAAAGGATCCCGATTGGGACATGATACTGTTGTCGATGGGATGCTCAAAGATGGTCTATGGGATGTTTATAATGATTATGGCATGGGAATGTGTGCTGAGCTCTGTGCAGATCAACATATGATAACAAGGGAAGAGCAG GATTCCTATGGCATTCAGAGCTTTGAGCGTGGTATTGCTGCTCGCAATGGTGGTGCCTTTGCATGGGAAATAGTTCCG GTTGAAGTTTCTGGGGGGAGAGGAAAGCCATCCGTGCTTGTTGATAACGATGAAGGCCTAGAAAAA TTTGATCCTGTAAAACTAAGGAAGCTCCGCCCTAATTTTAAGGAGAATGGAGGTTCCGTTACCGCCGGCAATGCCTCAAGTATAAG TGACGGTGCTGCTGCATTAGTGTTAGTGAGTGGAGAAAAGGCACTTGAACTAGGATTGCAAGTGATTGCAAAGATCTCAGGATATGCTGATGCAGCTCAG GCACCTGAGTTATTTACGACTACTCCAGCACTTGCAATACCGAAAGCCATTTCAAATGCTGGCCTGGAAGCTTCTCAAATTGATTTCTATGAAATAAATGAGGCATTCGCT GTTGTGGCTGTCGCAAATCAGAAGCTGCTTGGAATTCATCCT GATAAGCTTAATGTGCATGGTGGAGCCGTGTCCCTGGGACATCCTCTTGGTTGCAGTGGAGCTCGTATATTGGTCACACTATTGGGG GTTCTGAGACAGAGAAATGGGAAATATGGAGCTGCTGGCATTTGCAACGGAGGAGGTGGCGCGTCTGCACTTGTTCTAGAGCTCAT GCCAGTCATCAGAGCAGAACGTTCCTTGTTATGA